A stretch of DNA from Desulfosarcina ovata subsp. ovata:
GATAGATTCCCTTAAATGCGGGAACCACGGCAAAATATTTTTCAAGCTCTACGGACCTGCGAGTCTCTTCATGGTTCATCAGTTCTTCATACATTTTTTCACCCGGCTTGGTACCTATAATGGTTATGTTTATTTCCTCAGGACGATACCCGTACCGCGGGGCAAATTGCTCGATCATCACTTCAGCAAGATCCCGTATTCGTATAACAGGCATTTTTGTAATAAAAACCTCTCCTCCCTTGATGTGTCTTGCAGAATCGATAACCAACTGGACAGCTTCCTTAATACTCATGATAAATCGGGTCATGTCATTATCCGTCAAGGTTACCGGACCACCGTTTTGAATCTGTTTTTTAAAAATGGGGATAACGGACCCTCTCGAGCCCAAAACATTTCCAAACCGGGTGGAAGCGAACAATGACGTACGGCCTTTATTATTGCTGTTAGCAGCCGTAATAATCCGTTCGCCCATTAGCTTTGAGGTCCCCATCACATTGGTCGGATTAACGGCTTTGTCCGAGCTTGTAAAAATAAAGCGTTCCACGTTGTTTGCAATAGCGGCATCAATCAAGTTTTTAACTCCGTTAATGTTTGTTTGAACCGCTTCAAACGGAGATCTTTCACATAAAATGACA
This window harbors:
- a CDS encoding polysaccharide biosynthesis protein, with the protein product MPNNLNGKRVFVTGACGTIGSELVRQLLKHYEIAELTGIDNNESELFFLEQRFLKHNNAAFYLSDIRDVNKLTRVMRGADVVFHTAALKHVILCERSPFEAVQTNINGVKNLIDAAIANNVERFIFTSSDKAVNPTNVMGTSKLMGERIITAANSNNKGRTSLFASTRFGNVLGSRGSVIPIFKKQIQNGGPVTLTDNDMTRFIMSIKEAVQLVIDSARHIKGGEVFITKMPVIRIRDLAEVMIEQFAPRYGYRPEEINITIIGTKPGEKMYEELMNHEETRRSVELEKYFAVVPAFKGIYQDIDYTYPNIVSTSLTNPYHSGNETPLTKKELKTFLDKNGLLVDDDEYKKDPAERYWP